The window GCTCGAGGCGGCACAGCGCCTCGACGCGGACGCTCTCGGGGGTGCACTCGCGCGACAGGTCGTTGCGCACCAGGTCGACGATCATCACGTTCTCGGCCCGGTCCTTGGCGCTGGCGGCGAGGTCGTCGCCGGCGAACAGATCGGCCTCGGGGCTGTCGATCACCCGCCGCGTCCCCTTGATCGGGTGCATCCGCACGATCCCGCCCCGCACCTGGAGGAACCGCTCCGGCGACATGCTCGCCACCTGGAGGCCGTCGAGCTCGAGCGAGGCGGCGAACGGTGCCGGATTCCCCCCCCGCGCGGCGCAGGCCAGCCGCGTCGGATCGACGTGCGTCGCCACCGCGAGGCGCTGGGCGAGGTTGACCTGGAAGATGTCGCCGGCGCGGACCAGCTCGATCGCCTCCTCGACCATTCCCCGGTAGGCCGCCGCGGTGTGGCTGGCATGGACCGCCGGGAACGACGGCAGGGGATGGCCGGCGACGGCCGCTGCGGTCGGGCCGTCGGCCGCGCGCCCCGGCGGCTGCGTGCCGAGCGCCGCCAGCAGACGGTCGAGCCGCTCCTCGGCGCGCGCCCGGCGCGCGACCGGGCCCCGCGCGGGCACTCCCTGCGAGATCGCCCAGGCCCGGCCGAGGTCATGGTCGAACGCGAACACCACGTCGTAGCTGGCCAGCGACACCAGCGGCACGTCGTCCTGCCCCGGCGGCAGCGGCAGCCCCTGGAGCGCCAGGCCGAAGTCGTAGGCGAGCAGCCCAGCCAGACCTCCCTGAAAGGCCGGCAGGCCGGGGATCGTCTCGGTGCGGAGGTCGGCGAGCACGGCCGCCGCCGTGGCCAGTGCGGCTTGGGCGGCGGCGGGAGTCGCCTCGGTGCGCGGCAGCGTCACGACGTGGATCGGGTCGAAGGCGACGAACGACGCCTGCCCGAGGCGCGGCGGGGGCTGCTCGGTGCGAACGGTGGCGGGCGGGTCGACGCGCGCCGAATCGAGCCACAGCCGGTGCGGCTGACCGGCGCCGAGGACGAACAGATCCTCCGCCGAGCAGCCGGGATCCAATTCGGCGACCACGGCGCCGGACGACGTCGACCAGCGCCGGACGATTCGGGGAGCGGAGGGAAGGGGGATCACGTCGCCTCGACCGGGGGCGAGGGTGTCGGGTCGGCCGGCCGGGGATCGGCGGTCGCTGCCGCGGCGCTGACGGCAGCAGCGGCGGCCCGTGCCGCGGCGCGCGACGGCCCGTGGCCGATCTCGGCGCGCGTCAGATGGCCCCACTCGAGCGCCTGGTCCTGACGGTAGTCCTTGCCGAGCGTGAGCGCGGTGACCGCCTTGGCCATCTCGTAGCCGAGGTAGAAGGCGTGCGACGGATCGACGTCGGTCCGCCCCGCGGCCGAGAGCCGCTCGAACAGCGCGAAGGGATCGCGGTCGGCGAGGTGCAGCCCCGCGCCGACGAGGTGGATCGCGTCGCGCTCGGCGAAGATCCGGAAGTTGGGATCGCGGATGTCGGCGGCGAGGCGGTCGAGGACCTCGTCGCCGTGCGCCTGCGGCCGCCCCGAGCGGAGCACCACCAGCCCCGGCTCGACGTGCTTGGGGAGCGTGCGCCGCGTGACCGCGTGGTGGACGAGCCGCCGGCCGAGATCGCACTCGCGCACGCTCGACCGCGCCCAGTGGATCACCTCGGTGGTCAGCACCGAGCCGATCCCGACCTCCGCGCAGAAGCCCAGCAGGAGGACATTGATCCCGGCCGAGTCGACGTCGGTCAGCTCGGTGAGGTTGCCGATCCCGACCATCAGCGCGGCCTCGGGGCGGCGGCGGCGCAGCTCGAGGGCCCGGCCGAGCGACGCCGCGAACCCGAAGCCGATCGGCTCGAGGACCGGGTCGAGGCGGAAACGCACCCCGCGGCGCTCGAGGAAGTCGGCGGTGTCGAGGAGGCTGCCGAGATCGTCGGGAACGTCGGGGATCGCCACCACCTCGCAGCCCCAGTCGGCGGCGGCCGCGGCGTTGGCGGAATTGACGCTCAGCACCAGTTCCGCGCCGGCGGCCGCGGCGGCGCCGACCTCGGCGGGGTCGAAGCTGTCGATCGAGACCCGCAGCCCCTCGGCGACGAGCATCCGCACCGCGTCGCCGACGCCCGTCCAGGTCGAGCCGGGGTCGCAGCCGACGTCAATCAGGTCGGCGCCGTCGGCGGCCAGCCGCCGCGCCGTGGCGAGCAGCTCGGCGCGGGACAGGCGCGGGGCGTGGTTGATCTCGGCGAGGATCTCGATCGCGTGGGCGCCGTAGCCGTCGCGGTCGGTGCGCGCCTGGCCGAACCACTCGTCGAGCCGGCGGAGGTCGGCCGGGCCGCGCTCCACGGGGACACCGGCCGCCGCGGCGACGACGTCGAGCGGCCCCGACACCGAGCCGGGGAGGACGACGCGATCGGTGCCCGGCGGCACGGCCAGCCGCCGGGCGATCCACGGGGTCGTCATCAACGCCGCGACGGTGATGTTGAGCACGTCGACGCTGTAATCGAACCCCACACGCGGCCCGAGGTCGGCCAGCACGCGTTGCAGCGACGGTTCCGCCAGCCGGCCGGTGACGAAATGGATGCGTTCGCGGGAAGCGGTCACGGCGGCGGTCCGACGACGGGAAAACCCTCATGTATTCTATCTGTCGGTGGACAAAGCCCTCCGTGGCCTTTGTCCACTGTGGCGACCGCGGGAAACGCCGAGGGTTTCCCGGGTCGCCGTCGGCCGCATCCGGCGGCCGATTCCCTGGGCCACCGCCTGCCAGCTTCCGGTGGACGAATCCTCTTCCCCGAACCCGCCTCCCCGCCCCCGCGGGCGCGTTGCGTCTGCCATCGCATGCCCCTGGTCCTCGAAGGCATCGTCTCGACCCGCGCCGACGACGGCGGCGCGCACCTCGCCCCGATGGGGCCGTGGATCGACGAGGCCCAGCGCGGCCGACCGACGAGCCTCGTCCTCCTCCCGTTCGCGACCAGCCGGACCGCCGTCCACCTGGCGCGCGACGGGGTCGGCGTGTTCCACGTCACCGACGACTGCCTGCTCCTCGCCCGGCTGATCGCCGGGGTCGAGGTGCCGGTGCCGGTGCGGCCCGCCGTGGCGGTCGAGGGCTGGGTCATCGAGGACTGCTGCCGGGCGTTCGAGTTCCGCGTCGGCGTCGCCGACCGGGCGACGCCGCGCCAGCAGCTCGCCGCGACGGTCGTCCACGTCCACGAGGGGCGGCCGTTCTTCGGCTGGAACCGCGCCACCGCCGCGGTCGTCGAGGGGGCCGTGCACGTCTCGCGGCTCCCGTTGCTCGGAGCGGCGGAGGTCGGGCGCCGGCTCGAGGCCCTGCGGATGGCGATCGACAAGACGGCGGGGGAGCGCGAACGTGCCGCGTTCGCGTTGTTGGTTTCGGCGGTCGCCGCCGCCGGCTACGCTGATGGCTCCTCAGGTTCCGCCGCGGGGGCCCGCGCGGACCGACCGATCCCCTGACACGCATGCCGTCCGATTCCCCACGCCCGCGATCCGCCGGCCGCCTCGTCGAGGTGAAGACGCCGGCGCGGCTCCACCTCGGGATGCTCTCGTTCGGAACGCCGAGCGTCCGCTCGTTCGGCGGCGTCGGCGTGATGGTCGACCGCCCGGGGGTCCACCTGCGGATGGGCAATGCCCCCGACTTCCGTGGCCGCGGCCAGCTCGTCGAGCGCGCCCTGCGCTTCGCCCATGCCTGCAGCCGATCGTGGGATCTGCCGGCCGACGCGGGCTGCGAGATCGAGGTGGTGGCGGTGCCGCGCGCCCATGTCGGCCTCGGCAGCGGCACGCAGCTCGCCCTCGCCGTCGCCGCCGGGATGCGTCATCTCCATCTCGCCGGGGGCGAAGGGGGCGGTCCGCGCGCCGACGAGGGGGAGCCCTTGCACTTCGAGACCCACGACGCGGTAACGCTGGCGCGGGCCGCTGGGCGCGGGAAGCGCTCGAGCGTCGGCCTCTACGGCTTCGCCCGCGGCGGGTTGATCGTCGAGGCCGGCCGGTTCACCTCCCCGGACGACCGCGGCACCGACCAAGCGCGTTCGCCGATGGTCGCGCGGGTGCGTCTGCCGAGCGCCTGGCGCTGTGTCGTGATCGTCGAACGCAACGCCGAAGGGCTGTCGGGCGAGGCGGAGCGCCAGGCGTTCCAACGCCTCGCGCCGGTGCCACGGGAGATCTCCGCCGAGCTGTCGCGGCTGCTGCTGCTCGAACTGCTCCCGGCGGCGGTCGAGGGGCGGTTCGACGCCTTCTCTGAGGCGGTCCATGCCTATGGGCAGTTGGCCGGCGAGCCGTTCGCGGCGGAGAGCGCGCAGCAGCCGCATGCCGAGGCGACCGCCCAGCTCATCGAGCTCCTCGGCGAGCTCGGGGTCGTCGGCCGGGCGCAGAGCAGCTGGGGACCGGCGGTGATGGCGCTCTGCGACTCGCTCGCCTCGGCGGGGACGGTGGTGGAGCAGTTCGAGGCGCTCGGGCTCACCGGCCAATTCGAACTGTCGATCGCCAAGTTCGACTCCGACGGCGCCGTGATGCGCGTCGTCGAGTGACCTGAAGGGAGGCAGCGATGGGACGCGACGGGAATGCCATGGCGGGATGCCGTCAGACGACGCGGCGCGGCTGGATCGCGGCGACGGCCCTGGCGGCGGTGACGCCGCGCGGCCTGTCCGCCGCCGATCCGCCGCGACGCCGCGGTGCTCCACGGTTCGTCCCCGCGCTTGCCGCCTACGGCTTCCGGCAGTACTTCCCCTGGTCGCGCGGCATGGCGCAGGCCGTCGCCGATCCGGCGCGGGCGCTGTCGATTCCGGGGTTCATCGACTACTGCGCCGACCACGGCTGCGATGCCGAGCTGACCGCCTACTACTTCGATCCCGCCGTCGGGGACGCCGACCTGGCGGCCTTCCGCCGCCAGGCCCACCTCCGCGGGATCGCGATCGCCGGGACCGCCGTCGGCAACCGCTTCACGCTCCCCGCCGGCCCGCGGCTCGACGGCGAGATCGCCGACGTCAAGCGCTGGATCGACCGCACCGCGCTGCTCGGAGCCGGGCACATGCGCGTCTTCGCCGGGCCGTCCGGCGACGGCCTCGACGACGCCGCCGCGCGGAGGCAGTGCATCGCCGCGCTCACCGAGTGCGCCGCCCACGCCGCGACGCGCGGCGTGATGCTCGGCGTCGAGAACCACGGCGGCGTGGTCGCCGACCCCGACGGCCTCCTCGCGGTCGTCCGCGGCGTGGACAGCGACTGGCTCGGGATCAGCCTCGACACCGGCAACTTCGTCTCGGCCGATCCCTACGCCGACCTCGCGCACTGCGCGCCCTATGCGGTCAACGTCCAGTACAAGGTGTCGATCCGCCGCACCGAAGGGGTGCCGGCCGAGCCGGCTGACGCACGGCGGATCGTCGGCATCCTGCGCGACGCCGGCTACCAGGGGCGCGTGGCGCTCGAATACGAAGAAGACGAAGATCCCTACGCCGCCGTGCCGCGGCACCTGGCGGCGCTGCGGACGGCGCTGGCAGGCTGACCGGACCGGCTTCATTTGGCCGGCGCGGCCTTCTTGGTGAAGTCGCCGGCACGGATGATCACGAGCTTGTCGGGATCGACGTGCCGGCGGAAGGCGTCCTGGATCTGCTGCGGCGTCAGTTCCGCCACGCGCTTCTCGTCGGCCGCGACCCGGGCCATTGTCCGGCCGAGTTCGAGGTTGCTGACGAGCTGCGCCACGATCGTGCCGTCGCTCGAACGACCCGTCTTGCGGGCCTCGAGCCAGGCCGTCTTGGCGGCGGCCAGCTCCTCCTCACTGGGGCCCGACTGGATGAAACGCTTCAGCTCCTCCAGCGCCGCCCTCTCGACGGCGTCGATGTTGCCGGGATTGGTGATCGCGCTGATCGTGAACCGGGCATCGTCGCCGCGGGCCGGCACGCTGACCGACGAATTGACGCCGTAGCTCAGGCCCTCCTTCTGCCGGATCCGGTCGCCGAGCCGGCTCGACAGCGCCCCGCCGCCGAGGATGAAATTGCCGACCTCGAGCGCCATCTCGTCGGGCGACTCGTCGTCGAGCGGGAACGACAGCCCGGCGATGAACACGGCGTTGTCCTTGTCGGGCGTGAGGATGTCCTCCTTGGCCCCGGTGAGGTCTTTTTTCGCCGTCCGCTCGATTCGCGTGTAGGGCGTCGACGACTTCCAGTCCTTGACGACGTCGCGGATCGCGGCGAGGGCGGCGTCGGGATCGAAATCACCGACGATCGCGATCTCGCCGACCGCCGCCGAGAGCTGCTCGCGGTACAGCTTTTTGACCTCGTCGAGATTCGCCTTCTCGAGCTCCGCCCGGCTCTCCTCGATCGACCGCGCGTGGCGGACGTCGCCGGGCGGGTAGTCAGACAGCGCCCGGCCGAGCTTGACGCCGGCGAGCATCTGCGGCTCGGTCTCCATCCGCGCCATCCCGGCGAGCGACTGGGCGCGCATCTGGTCGAACTCCTCCGCCGAGAACGCCGGATCGCGGAGGACCTCGCCGAGGAGCCGGATCGCGTCGGGAAGCGTGCCCTTCTTGGCCTCCATCCCGAACGATAGCCCGCCCGCTCCACCGCCACCGCCACCCCCCCGGCCGCCGCGGCCGCCGCCCCCCATACGCACGCCCAGTTCGTCGAACTTCTGCCGCAGCTGCTGGCGGTCGTACTTGCTCGTGCCGGCCATCAGCATCCGCGGCAGCATCCCGGCGGCGGTCGCCAGGCCGTGGAGCGAGCGCTCGTTGCCGTAGCGCAGCGCCATCGCGACCGACACCGTGTCGCCGCGGTTCTTCTTCGGCAGCATGGCCACCTTGATGCCGTCAATCTCCACGATCTTCGTGCGCCGGTCGATGTTCTCGGGCGTCGGGTCGAAGGCCTCGCCGGCCTCGCGGGCCACGCCACCCCGGTAGTCCTTGACGACCTCGGCGATCGACTCGACCTGCGGGACCGCGAGCCGCTGCGGCGCCTCGACGGGGATGAACTTGCCGATCGTGCGGTTGTGGGGCTTGAAGTAGGTGGCGGCGACACGGTTGACGTCGTCGACGGTCACCGCGTCGATCCGGTCGCGCTGCAGGAACCACAACCGCCAGTCGCCGAGCGCCGCCGCCGACGACAGCGCCTGCGACATCGAGGCGGCGTCGGCGAGTGTGTTCTCGGCGCGGCGCCGCGCGCGGAGCTTGGCGCGGTCGAGCTCCTCGGCCCTGAACGGCGTCTCGGCGACGCTCTCGGCCACCGCCAGCAGCGTGCGCTCCGTCTCGTCGAGCTTCCCTTCGACCGGCTGTGCCATGAAGCTGAACAAGCCGGGGTCGTGGGCGTCGTCGGCGAACGCGCTGGCACCGGTGGCGATGTCGGGCTCGACGAGGTTTTTCTCGAGCCGGCCGATCTTGTCCTCCGAGAGAATGCTCGCGAGCATCGACAGCGGTGCCCAGTCGGGGTGGGCGGCGGCCGGCATGTGGTAGGCGATCATCACCGACCCGACCTTGCCGACGCGGCGGAGGATCACCGTCCGCTCGCCGTCCTGCGCCGGTTCCTCGGTGTAGGTCGTGTTGAGCTTCCGCGACGGGCGCGGGATCGAGCCGAGGTACTTGGCCGCCAGGGCGAGCGCCTTCTCCTCCTCGAACTTCCCGGTCACGATGAGGACGACGTTGTCGGGCTGGTAGAAGCGCTCGTAAAAGGCGCGGAGGTTGTCGATCGGCACCCGCTCGATGTCGGAGCGGTTGCCGATCGTGCTCTTGCCGTAGTTGTGCCACTCGTAGGCCGCCGCCTGGACGCGCTGGGCGAGGACGCGCTCGGGGCTGTTCTCGCCCCGTTCGAATTCGTTGCGGACGACCGTGAACTCCGACAGCAGGTCTTCGCGCTTGATGAAGCTGTTGACGAGTCGGTCGCATTCGAGGTGGATCGCGAAGTCGAGGTTCTCGTCGGTGGCCGGCACGGTTTCGAAGTAATTGGTGCGGTCGACGTTGGTCGTGCCGTTGAAGCTCGCGCCGTGGTCGCGGAGCGCCTTGGGCACCTCGGGAAACGTCGGCGTCCCCTTGAACACGAGGTGCTCGAGAAGGTGGGCCATCCCCGCCTCGCCATAGCCCTCGTGCCGCGACCCGACGAGCACCGTCATGTTGACCGTGATCGTCGGCCGTGACGGATCGGGAAACAGCACGACGCGGGCCCCGTTGGGGAAGCGGTACTCGCTCACCCCTTCGACGGAGGTCACCTTCTCCGGCTTGGCGACCGGCGCCTGGGCGACGGCCCGACCGGCGACGAGGAGCAGG is drawn from Planctomycetota bacterium and contains these coding sequences:
- a CDS encoding anthranilate synthase component I family protein; this encodes MGPSDARRDRPRAVARRGTGRRCCRQRRGSDRRSPAGRPDTLAPGRGDVIPLPSAPRIVRRWSTSSGAVVAELDPGCSAEDLFVLGAGQPHRLWLDSARVDPPATVRTEQPPPRLGQASFVAFDPIHVVTLPRTEATPAAAQAALATAAAVLADLRTETIPGLPAFQGGLAGLLAYDFGLALQGLPLPPGQDDVPLVSLASYDVVFAFDHDLGRAWAISQGVPARGPVARRARAEERLDRLLAALGTQPPGRAADGPTAAAVAGHPLPSFPAVHASHTAAAYRGMVEEAIELVRAGDIFQVNLAQRLAVATHVDPTRLACAARGGNPAPFAASLELDGLQVASMSPERFLQVRGGIVRMHPIKGTRRVIDSPEADLFAGDDLAASAKDRAENVMIVDLVRNDLSRECTPESVRVEALCRLERYACVQHLVSIVAGRLRPGATALDALRAAVPGGSVTGAPKHRACEIISALEGTARGCYCGSIGYVGFDGRADFNLLIRTLVARAGSLEFSVGGGITARSDPAAEHAETLHKAEGILRVLSALGIAGDRPGERPA
- a CDS encoding dihydropteroate synthase is translated as MTASRERIHFVTGRLAEPSLQRVLADLGPRVGFDYSVDVLNITVAALMTTPWIARRLAVPPGTDRVVLPGSVSGPLDVVAAAAGVPVERGPADLRRLDEWFGQARTDRDGYGAHAIEILAEINHAPRLSRAELLATARRLAADGADLIDVGCDPGSTWTGVGDAVRMLVAEGLRVSIDSFDPAEVGAAAAAGAELVLSVNSANAAAAADWGCEVVAIPDVPDDLGSLLDTADFLERRGVRFRLDPVLEPIGFGFAASLGRALELRRRRPEAALMVGIGNLTELTDVDSAGINVLLLGFCAEVGIGSVLTTEVIHWARSSVRECDLGRRLVHHAVTRRTLPKHVEPGLVVLRSGRPQAHGDEVLDRLAADIRDPNFRIFAERDAIHLVGAGLHLADRDPFALFERLSAAGRTDVDPSHAFYLGYEMAKAVTALTLGKDYRQDQALEWGHLTRAEIGHGPSRAAARAAAAAVSAAAATADPRPADPTPSPPVEAT
- a CDS encoding DUF447 family protein — translated: MDAFAGSGHGGGPTTGKPSCILSVGGQSPPWPLSTVATAGNAEGFPGRRRPHPAADSLGHRLPASGGRILFPEPASPPPRARCVCHRMPLVLEGIVSTRADDGGAHLAPMGPWIDEAQRGRPTSLVLLPFATSRTAVHLARDGVGVFHVTDDCLLLARLIAGVEVPVPVRPAVAVEGWVIEDCCRAFEFRVGVADRATPRQQLAATVVHVHEGRPFFGWNRATAAVVEGAVHVSRLPLLGAAEVGRRLEALRMAIDKTAGERERAAFALLVSAVAAAGYADGSSGSAAGARADRPIP
- a CDS encoding beta-RFAP synthase translates to MPSDSPRPRSAGRLVEVKTPARLHLGMLSFGTPSVRSFGGVGVMVDRPGVHLRMGNAPDFRGRGQLVERALRFAHACSRSWDLPADAGCEIEVVAVPRAHVGLGSGTQLALAVAAGMRHLHLAGGEGGGPRADEGEPLHFETHDAVTLARAAGRGKRSSVGLYGFARGGLIVEAGRFTSPDDRGTDQARSPMVARVRLPSAWRCVVIVERNAEGLSGEAERQAFQRLAPVPREISAELSRLLLLELLPAAVEGRFDAFSEAVHAYGQLAGEPFAAESAQQPHAEATAQLIELLGELGVVGRAQSSWGPAVMALCDSLASAGTVVEQFEALGLTGQFELSIAKFDSDGAVMRVVE
- a CDS encoding sugar phosphate isomerase/epimerase, which translates into the protein MAGCRQTTRRGWIAATALAAVTPRGLSAADPPRRRGAPRFVPALAAYGFRQYFPWSRGMAQAVADPARALSIPGFIDYCADHGCDAELTAYYFDPAVGDADLAAFRRQAHLRGIAIAGTAVGNRFTLPAGPRLDGEIADVKRWIDRTALLGAGHMRVFAGPSGDGLDDAAARRQCIAALTECAAHAATRGVMLGVENHGGVVADPDGLLAVVRGVDSDWLGISLDTGNFVSADPYADLAHCAPYAVNVQYKVSIRRTEGVPAEPADARRIVGILRDAGYQGRVALEYEEDEDPYAAVPRHLAALRTALAG
- a CDS encoding insulinase family protein → MGRRAPLLPLLLLLLVAGRAVAQAPVAKPEKVTSVEGVSEYRFPNGARVVLFPDPSRPTITVNMTVLVGSRHEGYGEAGMAHLLEHLVFKGTPTFPEVPKALRDHGASFNGTTNVDRTNYFETVPATDENLDFAIHLECDRLVNSFIKREDLLSEFTVVRNEFERGENSPERVLAQRVQAAAYEWHNYGKSTIGNRSDIERVPIDNLRAFYERFYQPDNVVLIVTGKFEEEKALALAAKYLGSIPRPSRKLNTTYTEEPAQDGERTVILRRVGKVGSVMIAYHMPAAAHPDWAPLSMLASILSEDKIGRLEKNLVEPDIATGASAFADDAHDPGLFSFMAQPVEGKLDETERTLLAVAESVAETPFRAEELDRAKLRARRRAENTLADAASMSQALSSAAALGDWRLWFLQRDRIDAVTVDDVNRVAATYFKPHNRTIGKFIPVEAPQRLAVPQVESIAEVVKDYRGGVAREAGEAFDPTPENIDRRTKIVEIDGIKVAMLPKKNRGDTVSVAMALRYGNERSLHGLATAAGMLPRMLMAGTSKYDRQQLRQKFDELGVRMGGGGRGGRGGGGGGGAGGLSFGMEAKKGTLPDAIRLLGEVLRDPAFSAEEFDQMRAQSLAGMARMETEPQMLAGVKLGRALSDYPPGDVRHARSIEESRAELEKANLDEVKKLYREQLSAAVGEIAIVGDFDPDAALAAIRDVVKDWKSSTPYTRIERTAKKDLTGAKEDILTPDKDNAVFIAGLSFPLDDESPDEMALEVGNFILGGGALSSRLGDRIRQKEGLSYGVNSSVSVPARGDDARFTISAITNPGNIDAVERAALEELKRFIQSGPSEEELAAAKTAWLEARKTGRSSDGTIVAQLVSNLELGRTMARVAADEKRVAELTPQQIQDAFRRHVDPDKLVIIRAGDFTKKAAPAK